One Mycolicibacterium fortuitum subsp. fortuitum genomic window carries:
- a CDS encoding DEAD/DEAH box helicase, with protein MTSPDPDSGDTAPTFADLQIDPAVLKAVTDVGYESPSAIQAATIPAMLAGSDVVGLAQTGTGKTAAFAIPILSKIDTSSRKTQALVLAPTRELALQVAEAFGRYGAHLPEINVLPIYGGASYTVQLSGLRRGAQVVVGTPGRVIDHLERGTLDLSNLDYLVLDEADEMLTMGFAEEVERILADTPEYKQVALFSATMPPAIRKITTKYLHDPVEVTVKAKTATAENITQRFIQVAGARKLDALTRVLEVEEGDAMIVFVRTKQATEEVAERLRSRGFAAAAINGDINQAQRERTITALKDGTIDILIATDVAARGLDVERISHVVNYDIPHDTESYVHRIGRTGRAGRSGHALLFVTPRERHLLKSIEKHTRSKVIEAELPSVDDVNAQRVAKFRDSITDSLNSDGLELFRRLIEDYERENDVPMADIAAALALQSRNGEEFLMTEPPPEKRRERDRDDRGERAPRKERPPREGLATYRISVGKRHKVGPGHIVGAIANEGGLHRNEFGHITIRGDYSLVELPEKLPGKTLKALENTRISGMLINLTPERGPRRDHKDKDHKDRSGYRGKPHRKTK; from the coding sequence ATGACCTCGCCAGACCCGGATTCGGGGGATACCGCCCCGACGTTTGCCGACCTGCAGATTGATCCTGCGGTGTTGAAGGCAGTCACTGATGTCGGCTACGAATCGCCTTCGGCGATCCAGGCCGCGACCATTCCGGCGATGCTCGCGGGCTCCGACGTGGTCGGTCTGGCCCAGACCGGCACCGGCAAGACAGCCGCGTTCGCCATCCCGATCCTGTCCAAGATCGACACCTCCAGCCGCAAGACCCAGGCGCTGGTGCTGGCCCCCACCCGTGAGCTGGCTCTGCAGGTCGCCGAGGCATTCGGCCGTTACGGCGCACATCTGCCCGAGATCAACGTGCTGCCGATCTACGGCGGCGCGTCCTACACGGTGCAGTTGTCCGGTCTTCGTCGCGGCGCCCAGGTGGTGGTGGGCACGCCGGGCCGCGTGATCGACCACCTCGAGCGCGGCACGCTGGATCTGTCGAACCTTGACTACCTCGTGCTCGACGAGGCCGACGAAATGCTCACCATGGGCTTCGCCGAAGAGGTCGAGCGCATCCTCGCCGACACCCCCGAGTACAAGCAGGTGGCGCTGTTCTCGGCCACCATGCCGCCGGCCATCCGCAAGATCACCACCAAGTACCTGCACGATCCGGTGGAGGTCACGGTCAAGGCCAAGACCGCCACCGCGGAGAACATCACCCAGCGGTTCATCCAGGTCGCCGGTGCGCGCAAGCTGGACGCGTTGACGCGGGTGCTCGAGGTCGAAGAGGGCGACGCGATGATCGTGTTCGTCCGCACCAAGCAGGCCACCGAGGAGGTGGCCGAGCGGCTGAGGTCCCGCGGTTTCGCGGCGGCGGCCATCAACGGTGACATCAACCAGGCTCAGCGCGAGCGCACCATCACCGCGCTCAAGGACGGCACCATCGACATCCTGATCGCCACCGACGTCGCCGCCCGCGGTTTGGACGTCGAACGCATCAGCCATGTCGTCAACTACGACATCCCGCACGACACCGAGTCCTATGTGCATCGCATCGGGCGCACCGGCCGGGCCGGGCGTTCCGGGCATGCGCTGCTGTTCGTCACCCCGCGCGAACGCCACCTGCTCAAGTCCATCGAGAAGCACACCCGGTCCAAGGTCATCGAGGCCGAGCTGCCCAGCGTCGACGACGTCAACGCGCAGCGGGTGGCGAAGTTCCGTGACTCGATCACCGACTCGCTCAACAGCGACGGGCTCGAGCTGTTCCGCAGGTTGATCGAGGACTACGAGCGCGAGAACGACGTGCCGATGGCCGATATCGCCGCGGCGCTGGCGCTGCAGTCGCGCAACGGCGAAGAGTTCCTGATGACGGAGCCGCCGCCGGAGAAGCGCCGTGAACGCGACCGCGACGATCGGGGCGAGCGGGCTCCGCGCAAGGAGCGGCCGCCGCGCGAAGGCCTTGCCACCTACCGGATCTCGGTGGGCAAGCGGCACAAGGTGGGTCCGGGCCATATTGTCGGTGCCATCGCCAACGAGGGTGGCCTGCACCGCAACGAGTTCGGCCACATCACGATCCGCGGCGACTACTCGTTGGTGGAGCTGCCGGAGAAGCTGCCTGGCAAGACACTCAAAGCCTTGGAGAACACCCGGATCTCGGGCATGTTGATCAATCTGACGCCCGAGCGTGGGCCGCGTCGTGATCACAAGGACAAGGACCACAAGGACCGGTCTGGATACCGGGGGAAGCCGCACCGGAAGACCAAGTGA
- a CDS encoding LppP/LprE family lipoprotein, with amino-acid sequence MFATAPGVVLATVLTLTGCGSGDSTVSKTPDAGPGPAPTSAAPPAAKPAPTAAPPQADPCAVNLAAPEIAKAVSELPRDPRSNQAWSPEPLAGNYNECAQLSAVIVRANTNSEHPNTRAVLFHLGKFIPTGVPDTYGFNDIDKTASTGDTVALQYSGGFHGLASTVKFRWNGGGVELMGNTG; translated from the coding sequence ATGTTCGCCACGGCCCCCGGGGTCGTTCTGGCGACCGTGCTCACGCTCACGGGGTGCGGATCAGGTGATTCCACGGTCTCCAAGACGCCCGATGCAGGGCCCGGGCCGGCGCCGACCTCCGCGGCCCCGCCCGCCGCCAAGCCCGCCCCCACCGCGGCACCACCCCAGGCCGACCCGTGCGCGGTCAACCTGGCCGCGCCCGAGATCGCCAAGGCCGTCTCCGAGTTGCCCCGCGACCCGCGCAGCAACCAGGCCTGGAGCCCTGAGCCACTGGCGGGCAACTACAACGAATGCGCGCAGTTGTCTGCGGTGATCGTGCGGGCCAACACCAACTCCGAACACCCCAACACCCGGGCCGTGCTGTTCCACCTCGGCAAGTTCATCCCCACCGGCGTACCCGACACCTACGGTTTCAACGACATCGACAAGACGGCCAGCACGGGTGACACCGTGGCGCTGCAGTACTCCGGCGGATTCCACGGACTGGCCAGCACGGTGAAATTCCGCTGGAACGGCGGCGGCGTGGAGTTGATGGGCAACACCGGCTGA
- a CDS encoding FAD-binding oxidoreductase, whose protein sequence is MPETLTETLAGIVGAGYVTTDPDVLDGRCVDHTGRYRGQATALVRPGTADEVAAVLRACRDAGACVTVQGGRTSLVAGTVPENDDILLSTERLNGIGPVDTVERRVSVGAGTPLAAVQRAASAAGLVFGVDLAARESATVGGMASTNAGGLRTVRYGNMGEQVLGLDIALPDGSVVHRHSHVRRDNTGYDLAALFVGAEGTLGVITALDLRLHPTPTHRVTAICGFADLDALVDAGRIFRDLEGVAALELIDARASALTAEHLGVPAPVEGAWQLLIELAADSDQTERLADALEGIDLCGEPAVGVDAVAQQRLWQVRESVAEVLGLFGPPLKFDVSLPLAAIRGFADTAAELITSRAPQAIPVLFGHIGEGNLHLNVLRCSTESEAGLYAAMMTLIADSGGNVSSEHGVGSRKRDYVAMSRTEADIAAMRTVKAAFDPDGYLNRAVLFTHRARP, encoded by the coding sequence GTGCCTGAAACGCTTACCGAAACGCTTGCCGGAATCGTCGGCGCCGGGTACGTCACGACGGATCCCGACGTGCTCGACGGCCGCTGCGTCGACCACACCGGGCGGTATCGCGGACAGGCAACAGCGCTCGTGCGCCCCGGCACTGCCGACGAGGTGGCCGCGGTGCTGCGCGCCTGCCGCGACGCGGGAGCGTGTGTCACCGTGCAGGGCGGCCGAACTTCACTGGTGGCCGGGACCGTGCCCGAGAACGACGACATCCTGCTGTCGACCGAACGGCTCAACGGGATAGGCCCGGTCGACACCGTCGAGCGCCGGGTCAGCGTCGGCGCCGGAACGCCGCTGGCAGCGGTCCAACGCGCGGCCTCGGCCGCCGGACTGGTGTTCGGCGTGGATCTGGCCGCGCGTGAATCAGCCACGGTCGGCGGAATGGCCTCGACCAATGCCGGCGGTCTTCGGACCGTGCGCTACGGCAACATGGGCGAGCAGGTACTGGGGTTGGACATCGCGCTGCCCGACGGGTCGGTGGTGCACCGGCACAGCCACGTGCGGCGCGACAACACCGGTTACGACCTGGCCGCCCTGTTCGTCGGCGCCGAAGGCACGCTCGGGGTGATCACCGCGCTCGATCTCCGGTTGCACCCAACGCCCACCCACCGCGTCACCGCGATCTGCGGATTCGCCGACCTGGATGCCCTGGTCGACGCCGGCCGGATCTTCCGTGACCTCGAGGGCGTCGCTGCGCTGGAGTTGATCGACGCGCGGGCCAGTGCCCTGACCGCCGAGCACCTCGGGGTGCCCGCCCCGGTCGAGGGAGCCTGGCAGTTGCTGATCGAGCTGGCCGCAGACAGCGACCAGACAGAACGCCTGGCCGATGCGCTTGAGGGCATCGACCTCTGCGGAGAACCCGCCGTCGGCGTCGACGCGGTAGCCCAGCAGCGGTTGTGGCAGGTACGCGAGTCGGTGGCCGAGGTGCTCGGATTGTTCGGCCCACCACTGAAATTCGATGTCTCCCTGCCGCTGGCGGCGATCCGCGGGTTTGCCGACACCGCCGCAGAACTGATCACCTCCCGTGCCCCCCAAGCCATTCCGGTGTTGTTCGGCCACATCGGCGAGGGCAACCTGCACCTGAACGTGTTGCGCTGTTCCACCGAATCCGAAGCCGGGCTGTACGCCGCGATGATGACGCTGATCGCCGACAGCGGGGGCAACGTCAGCTCCGAGCACGGTGTCGGCTCACGCAAACGCGACTACGTCGCGATGTCACGCACCGAGGCCGACATCGCGGCCATGCGCACGGTCAAGGCCGCGTTCGATCCGGACGGCTACCTCAATCGCGCTGTGCTGTTCACTCATCGCGCTCGGCCATGA
- a CDS encoding TM0106 family RecB-like putative nuclease, with protein MFVTDEGGSGPTVIYSASDLAAAARCEYALLRSFDARLGWGPAVSSDDELLARTAALGDEHEQRHLDELRTDAEVTVIGRPAYTVPGLRSAATATLEAAQRRDPVIYQAAMFDGRFAGFADFLIWDGDRYRLRDTKLSRSVKVEALLQLAAYADVLAEAGVPVADEVDLVLGDGAVSSYRVDELLAVYRPRRSALQSLLDGHLAQGAAVRWSDDSVRACFGCDECQEQIRATDDLFLVAGMRANQRARLIDAGITTMHQLAGHTGAVPGLAQRVVTALTGQARLQVAPRADNRPPYEVVDPQPLMLLPDPDKGDLFFDYEGDPLWTANGQDWGLEYLWGVLGAEGNFQPFWAHDRASERQVLIDFLDLVRKRRKRFPKMHIYHYAPYERSTLLRLAGRYGVGENDVDDLLRNGILVDLLPLVRKSIRVGTENYSIKSLEPLYMGNELRDGEVTKATDSITEYARYCALREAGQHDEAATVLKEIEEYNRYDCRSTHRLRDWLINRAFEAEVPPRGPQPVRDGAPIEKADATDRKLLKFAGDGIQPRTAEQQAVALIAAARGFHKREDKPFWWGHFDRLNNPVDEWADSTGVFVAEKAQVVTDWHVPPRARKPQRQVLLTGAIDAGELSTEVYALYTAPAPAGLSDDPDRRGFGSAMVIGCDNPEAPTEVLITERQPKDGDAFVQVPFALTPGPPINTKPLQASIDSTATSVATGLPKLPADAMTDVLLRRPPRTLSGRALPRSGDTAADVTAALLDLDCSYLAVHGPPGTGKTHTSARIISWLVNQHGWRIGIVAQSHAVIEHLLEQVLDAGVDAERVAKKRRGGDPRWTEIGDNQHATYIAGHPGCVIGGTAWDFANEARVPRQCLDLLVIEEAGQFNLANTIAVAPAARNLLLLGDPQQLPQVCQGTHPAPVDDSALGWLVEGAHTLPAERGYFLDCSFRMHPAVCGPVSRLSYDGRLQSHEKVSAARKLDGIEPGVRALEVEHLGNSTDSPEEAAAIVTAITGLLGTTWTDENGSTPLGQDHFLVVTPYNAQVTMVRRALDAAGLTEIQVGTVDKFQGRQAPVVFVSMTASAAADVPRGIGFLLNRNRLNVAISRAKYVAYIVRSPQLTDYLPGQPDSLIALGAFLALTDQGTPAL; from the coding sequence ATGTTCGTCACCGACGAAGGCGGGTCGGGGCCGACAGTCATCTACAGCGCGTCGGACCTGGCTGCGGCCGCCCGCTGTGAATACGCCCTGCTGCGCTCCTTCGACGCACGGCTGGGCTGGGGCCCGGCGGTGTCGTCCGATGACGAATTGCTGGCCCGCACAGCAGCACTCGGCGACGAACACGAGCAGCGCCATCTCGATGAACTGCGCACCGACGCCGAGGTGACAGTCATCGGGCGACCTGCCTACACGGTGCCCGGGCTGCGGTCGGCGGCCACGGCCACCCTGGAGGCCGCACAGCGCCGCGACCCGGTGATCTATCAGGCCGCGATGTTCGACGGCCGCTTCGCCGGATTCGCCGACTTCCTGATCTGGGACGGCGACCGCTACCGCCTGCGGGACACGAAGCTGTCCCGTTCGGTGAAGGTCGAGGCGCTGCTGCAGCTGGCCGCCTACGCCGACGTGCTGGCCGAAGCCGGCGTGCCGGTCGCCGACGAGGTCGACCTGGTCCTCGGCGACGGCGCGGTGTCCAGTTACCGCGTCGACGAGCTGCTGGCGGTGTACCGGCCACGGCGCAGCGCGCTGCAGTCCCTGCTCGACGGTCACCTCGCACAAGGTGCTGCGGTGCGCTGGTCCGACGATTCGGTGCGGGCGTGCTTCGGCTGCGACGAGTGCCAGGAGCAGATCCGTGCCACCGACGACCTCTTCCTGGTGGCGGGGATGCGGGCGAACCAGCGTGCCAGGCTCATCGATGCCGGCATCACCACCATGCATCAGCTCGCCGGCCACACGGGCGCGGTACCGGGGCTGGCCCAGCGCGTGGTGACGGCGCTGACCGGTCAGGCTCGACTGCAGGTGGCGCCGCGAGCAGACAACAGGCCGCCGTATGAAGTGGTCGATCCGCAACCGTTGATGCTGCTGCCCGATCCGGACAAGGGCGACCTGTTCTTCGACTACGAAGGCGACCCGTTGTGGACCGCCAACGGCCAGGACTGGGGCCTGGAGTACCTGTGGGGCGTGCTCGGCGCGGAGGGCAATTTCCAGCCCTTCTGGGCGCATGACCGCGCCAGCGAGCGTCAGGTTCTCATCGATTTCCTGGACCTGGTCCGCAAGCGGCGCAAGCGCTTTCCCAAGATGCACATCTACCACTACGCGCCGTACGAGCGGAGCACGCTGCTGCGGCTGGCCGGCCGCTACGGGGTCGGCGAGAACGATGTCGACGACCTGCTGCGCAACGGAATTCTCGTCGATCTTCTGCCCTTGGTACGCAAGAGCATTCGCGTCGGCACCGAGAACTACAGCATCAAATCGCTCGAACCGCTGTACATGGGCAACGAGCTGCGCGACGGCGAGGTCACCAAGGCCACCGATTCGATCACCGAGTACGCACGCTACTGCGCACTGCGCGAGGCCGGTCAGCACGACGAGGCTGCCACAGTGCTCAAAGAGATCGAGGAGTACAACCGCTACGACTGCCGTTCCACACACCGGCTGCGGGACTGGCTGATCAACCGCGCGTTCGAAGCCGAGGTACCGCCGCGCGGGCCGCAACCGGTGCGCGACGGGGCGCCGATCGAGAAGGCCGACGCCACCGACCGCAAGCTGCTCAAATTCGCCGGCGACGGGATCCAGCCGCGCACCGCCGAGCAGCAGGCGGTCGCGCTCATCGCCGCTGCCCGCGGTTTCCACAAGCGTGAGGACAAGCCGTTCTGGTGGGGCCATTTCGACCGGCTCAACAACCCGGTCGACGAATGGGCCGACAGCACAGGCGTTTTCGTCGCCGAGAAGGCGCAGGTGGTGACCGATTGGCACGTCCCGCCGCGCGCCCGCAAACCGCAACGGCAGGTCCTGCTGACCGGCGCCATCGACGCCGGGGAGCTCAGCACCGAGGTCTACGCGCTCTACACCGCGCCGGCGCCGGCCGGTCTTTCCGACGACCCCGACCGCCGCGGATTCGGCAGCGCGATGGTCATCGGCTGCGACAATCCGGAGGCGCCCACCGAGGTGCTGATCACCGAACGCCAACCCAAGGACGGCGACGCTTTCGTCCAGGTACCGTTCGCGCTGACCCCTGGGCCGCCGATCAACACCAAGCCGCTGCAGGCGTCCATCGACAGCACCGCCACCAGTGTCGCCACCGGACTGCCCAAGCTGCCCGCCGATGCGATGACCGATGTCCTGCTGCGCCGCCCACCGCGCACGCTCAGCGGCCGCGCGCTGCCCCGCAGCGGTGACACCGCCGCCGACGTCACCGCGGCGCTGTTGGATCTGGACTGCTCGTACCTCGCGGTGCACGGGCCGCCGGGCACCGGAAAGACCCACACGTCGGCGCGGATCATCTCTTGGCTGGTCAACCAACACGGTTGGCGCATCGGGATCGTCGCGCAATCACACGCGGTGATCGAGCATCTGCTGGAGCAGGTACTCGACGCGGGGGTGGACGCGGAGCGGGTGGCCAAGAAACGCAGAGGCGGCGACCCGCGGTGGACAGAGATCGGCGACAACCAGCACGCCACGTACATCGCCGGCCATCCCGGTTGCGTGATCGGTGGCACCGCATGGGATTTCGCGAACGAGGCACGGGTGCCGCGGCAATGTCTGGATCTGCTGGTCATCGAGGAGGCTGGGCAGTTCAACCTCGCCAACACCATCGCGGTGGCCCCCGCCGCGCGCAATCTGCTGCTGCTCGGCGACCCCCAGCAGCTCCCCCAGGTCTGTCAGGGCACCCACCCCGCACCGGTCGACGACTCCGCGCTGGGCTGGCTGGTCGAAGGCGCGCACACGCTGCCGGCCGAACGCGGCTACTTCCTGGACTGCTCGTTCCGGATGCATCCGGCGGTGTGCGGCCCGGTGTCTCGACTGTCCTATGACGGCCGGTTGCAGTCACACGAAAAAGTCAGTGCAGCACGCAAACTGGACGGTATCGAGCCCGGGGTGCGGGCGCTCGAGGTCGAGCATCTGGGCAATTCGACCGACAGTCCGGAAGAGGCGGCCGCCATCGTCACGGCGATCACCGGCCTGCTCGGCACCACCTGGACCGACGAGAACGGCAGCACCCCGCTCGGGCAGGACCACTTCCTGGTCGTCACTCCGTACAACGCTCAGGTGACCATGGTGCGTCGAGCACTCGACGCGGCCGGTCTGACCGAGATCCAAGTCGGCACCGTCGACAAATTCCAGGGCAGGCAGGCACCCGTGGTCTTCGTGTCGATGACGGCATCCGCGGCCGCCGACGTACCCCGCGGGATCGGATTCCTGTTGAACCGCAACCGGCTCAATGTGGCGATCAGCCGGGCTAAGTACGTCGCCTACATCGTGCGTTCACCACAGCTCACCGACTATTTGCCCGGCCAACCGGACAGCCTCATCGCGCTCGGGGCATTCCTCGCCCTGACCGATCAGGGCACCCCGGCGCTGTGA